In Anaerolineales bacterium, the following proteins share a genomic window:
- the moaD gene encoding molybdopterin converting factor subunit 1, which produces MNHIKLLFFATIRERMGTKSLDLELPAEATIGDLKINLSERYPKIKDSLKSVLVTINREYAFDEAVIPSNAEIGVFPPVSGG; this is translated from the coding sequence ATGAACCATATCAAGTTGTTATTCTTTGCTACCATTCGTGAACGGATGGGAACCAAATCGCTGGATTTGGAACTTCCAGCCGAAGCGACGATAGGGGATTTGAAAATAAACCTTTCGGAGAGATACCCGAAAATTAAGGATTCACTGAAAAGCGTTTTGGTGACTATCAATCGGGAATACGCCTTCGACGAGGCGGTTATCCCGTCGAATGCTGAGATTGGCGTCTTTCCTCCCGTGTCGGGCGGATGA
- a CDS encoding cupin domain-containing protein, producing MKYDPINLQNKLSKFSEHWSPRIVAQMNDYQFKVVKAQGEFGWHSHPETDEVFLVLHGTLDIHFRVGHVALNEGEMYVVPKGVEHKPVANEECHILLVEPAGTVNTGDVVSEKTAPNDAWI from the coding sequence ATGAAGTACGATCCGATAAACCTCCAAAATAAATTGTCCAAATTCTCTGAACATTGGTCGCCGAGAATCGTGGCGCAGATGAACGATTATCAATTCAAGGTCGTGAAAGCGCAGGGAGAATTTGGCTGGCACAGCCACCCCGAGACAGACGAGGTTTTTCTCGTTTTGCACGGAACGCTCGACATCCATTTTCGGGTGGGACATGTGGCGTTGAACGAAGGTGAGATGTACGTTGTGCCAAAAGGCGTGGAGCATAAACCTGTCGCAAATGAGGAATGTCATATTTTGCTGGTCGAGCCAGCGGGTACGGTTAACACGGGCGACGTCGTCAGTGAAAAGACCGCGCCGAACGATGCCTGGATTTAG